Within the Acidipropionibacterium acidipropionici genome, the region GCCGCAGTGGCTGCTGGCGATGATCGCCCTGGTCCTCGTGTTCACCCTGAACCTGTTCAGCGTCAAATACTTCGGCGAGGCCGAGTTCTGGTTCGCCGCCATCAAGGTGACCGCCATCGTCGTCTTCATGGTCGTGGCCATCTGGGCCATCGTCACCGGACACGCGGTGGGCACCGGTCACGCCGGATTCGCCAACCTCACCGACCACGGCGGCTTCTTCCCGATGGGCGTCGCCCCGCTGCTCACCCTGTCGCTGGGCGTCGTCTTCGCCTTCGGCGGCACCGAGATGGTCGGCGTGGCGGCCGGTGAGGCCGAGGAGGCCAAGAAGATCCTGCCCAAGGCCGTCAACTCGATGATCCTGCGGATCTTCATCTTCTACGTCGGCTCGGTCATCCTCATGACCCTGGTGCTGCCGTGGACCGCCTACTCGGCCAACGAGTCCCCCTTCGTCACCTTCTTCGCCGGCATCGGGGTGCCCCACGCCGGAGACATCATGCAGGTCGTCGTGCTCACCGCGGCACTGTCCTCCCTCAACGCCGGGCTCTACGCGACGGGCCGCACCCTGCGCTCGATGGCGGTGGCCGGGGAGGCCCCGAGGATCGCCGCGAAACTCAACAAGCACCAGGTGCCCGCCGGTGGCATCGCCATCACGGCCTCCCTGGGACTCATCGGCGTCCTCATCAACTACATCTACCCGACCGGCGCCTTCGAGATCGTCATGAACCTGGCCGGCATCGGCATCGCCGGCACCTGGATCTCGATCCTCGTCTCCCACATCATCTTCGTCCGCAAGGCCGGCAGGGGAGAGGTGACCAGGCCCGAGTTCAAGCTCCACGGTGCGCCGGTGACCAATATCGTCGCCGTCGTCTTCCTGGCCGCGATCATCATCTCGATGTGGTTCGACGCCGAGATCGGCCGGCCCACCATCTACATGTTCGGCGGGGTCGTGGTGCTGCTGATCATCGGCTGGTTCGCGGTGCGCAAGCGCATCAAGGGAGACCTCCTCGACACCATCCTCGACGAGGACGTCCCGGCCGACCAGTCGAAGGGGGAGTGACGCCGTGAGGGTCTCGATCCTGTACACCGGCGGCACCATCGGGATGGTCGACACCGAGCGGGGCCTGGCGCCCGGGGCCGACCTGGAGGGGTGGCTTCACCGTCTGGTCGCGGGTTCCGAACTGGAGGACGGCGTCACCATCACCTCCTTCGAGAGGCTCATCGACTCCTCCAACGCCACCCCCGACGACTGGCAGGCGATCATCGACGAGCTGTGGCGCCGTCGTGAGGAGGCCGACGCCTTCGTGGTGCTCCACGGCACCGACACGATGGCCTACACCTCGGCCGCTCTGGCCTTCGCCCTCACCGGATTCGACAAGCCCGTCGTGGTGACCGGCTCCCAGTACCCGCTGGGGGTCGTCGGCTCCGACGCCGCACCGAACGTCACCGGGGCGCTGCGCGCCGCGATGGCCGGACGCCGGTTCGGGGTGGCGATCTTCTTCGGCCACGAGCTGCTGCGCGGAGCCCGGGTCACCAAGACCTCCACCTGGGCCTTCCAGGGATTCGACTCGCCCAGCGTGCCCGAGCTGGCGCGCACCGGGGCCCCCTGGCAGTGGAGCCGCTACGACGTCCCCACCGGCTGCGGATGGACCGATCCGGCGCCCTACCGGCGCCAGGACGTGCCGGTGCTCGACCTGGCCCCCGGCATCACCGCCGACCGGCTCGCCGCCGCCCTCCACCCGTTGCCCCGGGCGGTCGTGCTGCGGGCCTTCGGGGTGGGCAACATCCCCAGCGACGAACCGGGGCTGGTCGACGTCATCACCTCCACGGTGGAATCCGGGGTGCCCGTCGTCGTCACCTCCCAGTGCCACCAGGCCGATGTGCAGCTGGGCCACTACGAGGCCGGCTACGCACTGGCCCGGGCAGGGGCCGTCGGATCTGGGGACATGGTGCTGGAGGCGGTCTACGCGAAGCTGAACTTCCTGCTCTCCCAGGGTCTGGACGCCGATGAGGTGTCGCACTGGATGGGCACGAATATCGCCGGCGAGCTCAGCTGATCAGCCGGCTGCGGCCCGCAGCCGCCGCAGCCGGTTCCGGCAGAACACGATTCCGGCGATGCCGATCGCGAAGAAGACCAGCTGGACGCTCATCGCCCAGCGGAACCCCGACAGGGTGTAGGCCCCGCCAGGGCACAGCACGTCCAGCATCCACCCGATGATCTGGATGAGGATGAGCGAGGCGGTGAATCCGCCCATGATCGCGATCCCGGTCGCGGTGCCCAGCCGGTGGGCCGGATGCTCGGTGCGCAGTACGTCGAACCCCACCGAGCCTCCGGGCAGTGCCAGCCCCAGCCCGATAGACAGCCCTGCCAGCAGCCAGAGTGGCGCTCGCCCGGGCCACACCAGCACGGCCACCCAGGCGATGACCGCCAGGCACACCATGCCGCTGATCAGTGAGCTGCGGTGCAGTGGATGGCGTTGGGTGAGCCGTGCCGCGATCAGTCCGGTCAGCGCTGAGACGACGATGTAGAGGGTCAGCAGGGCCGACGCCGTCCCGGTCGAGCGCCCCTCGGCGCGGGTGAGGTAGGGCATCCCCCACATCATCGAGTAGACGACGCCGCCGAGATTGGTCGACCAGTGCGCCCAGAACCCGACGCCGGTGGCCGGATGCCGGATGACCTCGAGCACCTCGTGGGGCATCTGGCGCAGGGCGACGCTGGTGCGCTGACCCGCGATGCCGGCAGGGGCGTCGCGCAGCAGGCCGGCGCTGATGGCCACCCCCAGCGCCCCGATGCCGGCGGCCACCAGGTAGGTCGTGCGCCATCCCCGGCTGCCGACCAGGGCGACCAGACCGACGGTCGAGCCGATCTGGCCCACCTGCCCGAGCAGTCCGGTGAGCTGGGTGAGCATCGGCACCATCCGGACCGGGAACCAGGAGGGGATGAGGCGGATCGCCGAACTGAAGGTGCAGGCGTCCCCGATCCCCACCAGGATCCGGGCCAGGATCGCGACCGGGATCTGGTCGGTGAGTGCGATGGTGGTCTGGCCCGCGGTCATGAAGACCGCTCCCAGGGTGATGACGAATCGAGGGCCCATCCGGTCCAGAAGCATCCCCGCCGGCAGCTGCGCCAGGGCGTAGACAGCCAGCTGCAGCACCATGAAGGTCGCGACGATGCCGGCGGTGGCGTGGAAGTGGGAGGCCGCCGCCAGACCCATCACCCCCAGTGAGCTGCGGTGCAGAATCGCCAGGGTGTAGGCGAGGACGCCGGCTCCCCAGACGATCCAGGCCCTGTGCGACGTTCTCGATTCCACCACGGGTGGCCATCCTATTCCCGCGGTGTGGCCATGGTGCGCCCGCCGGGTGGCCCTGTATCCCGTCGGGCGGCTCGGCGACCGCTGCCCCGGCCCCCTACAGTGGGGGACGAGGCGGGCCGCCCGGCCCCGGGACGAACAGGGAATGAGGCAGATGGCGCAGATCGACGTCGAGGATCTTGCCGAGCAGGTGATGGGCGGGAGCAGGCCCCACCTCGCCAGGGCGCTGACCCTGGTCGAGTCCAGCAGGCCGGTCGACCGGGAACGCACCCGAGAACTGCTGAAACTGGTCTCCCGCCACACCGGGAAGGCCATCCGGCTCGGCGTCTCCGGGGTGCCCGGCGCCGGCAAGTCCACCTTCATCGACGCCCTGGGCTGCCGGCTCGTCGACGATCATCACCTCAAGGTGGCCGTGCTGGCCGTCGACCCGTCGTCCTCGCAGTCCGGCGGATCGATCCTGGGCGACCGCACCCGGATGGGGCAGCTCGCCGAGCGCGACGACGCCTTCGTCCGCCCCTCCCCCTCGGGCGGCAGCCTGGGCGGGGTGGCCAGGGCCACCCGCGAGTCGATGATCATCATGGAGGCCGCCGGATATGACGTCGTGATGGTCGAGACCGTCGGGGTGGGGCAGTCGGAGGTCGCCGTCGCCGGGATGGTCGACACCTACCTGCTGGTCGCCGTCACCGGGGCGGGGGACGACCTGCAGGGGGTCAAGAAGGGCATCCTCGAGCTGGCCGACGTGATGGCCGTCAACAAGGCCGACGGGGACAATGCCCCGCGCGCCCGCCAGGCTGCCGAGGATTTCAGCAAGGGCCTCGAACTGGTCTCGGCGCAGGCGGGGGAGCGCACCGTCCCGGTGCTCACCTGCTCCGCCCTGGAGGGGACCGGCCTCGAGGAGGTCTGGCAGGCCGTCGTCGACCACCGCCACTGGCTGGAGGGCAACGGGTCGCTGGCCGGGCGCCGCGCCGCCCAGCAGCACGAATGGATGTGGAACATCGTCCGCAACTCCATCGTCGAGTCCCTGCGCAAGGATCCGGTGGTCGCCGGGCAGATGGCCGACATCGAGGCGGATCTCGGCACCGAGGCCACCGAGGCCCTGGACGGCGCCCAACAGGTGCTGGAGACCTTCGCGCGACGGGTCCCCGAGCAGGCCTGGGCGCACGGGCGGCCCTCGGCGGGGTGACCGGCACGCGCCGGATGCAGGAGGCCGGGTGGCCCGGGGGACGGATGCCATACCACGTCCTCGATCGGATTCGATAGATTGGCCCCGTGGCCGACACCGTAGAGAATGCCCGCAGCACCCCGGATCTTGACCAGCCATGGGCTGAGTTGGGACTCGCCGAGGACGAGTACCGCACGATCCGCGAGATCCTGGGCCGACGTCCGACCGGCGGGGAACTGGCGATGTACTCCGTGATGTGGTCGGAGCACTGCTCTTACAAGTCCTCCAAGATCTACCTCAAGAAGTTCGGCGCGCTGCCCCAGGAGACTCCCCGCGGGCCGCTGATGGCGGGCATCGGGGACAACGCCGGCGTCGTCGACATCGGCCACGGGCTGGCGGTCACCTTCAAGGCCGAGTCGCACAACCACCCCTCCTACGTCGAGCCCCACCAGGGCGCGGCCACCGGCGTCGGCGGCATCGTGCGCGACATCATGGCGATGGGGGCCCGGCCGATCGGCGTCATGAATGCTCTGGCCTTCGGGCCCCTGGACGCCCCCGACACCACCCGGGTGCTGCCCGGGGTGGTCTCCGGAGTCGGCGACTACGGCAACTGCCTGGGCCTGCCGACCATCGGCGGGCAGACCCTCTTCGACCCCACCTTCTACGGGAACCCGCTGGTCAACGCGCTGTGCGTCGGGGTGCTGAGGCACGAGGATCTGCAGTTCGCCAAGGCCTCGGGGGTCGGCAATCTCGTCGTCCTGTTCGGTGCGGCCACCGGTGGCGACGGGATCGGCGGAGCCTCGATCCTGGCCTCGGAGTCCTTCGAGTCCGAGGGGGAGTCGAAGCGGCCCAGCGTCCAGGTGGGCGACCCGTTCATGGAGAAGCTGCTCATCGAGTGCACCCTCGAGCTGTTCAACGCCGGGGTCTGCGAGGCCCTTCAGGACTTCGGCGCCGCGGGCATCTCCTGCGCCACCTCGGAGCTGGCCAGCGCCGGCGACGGCGGCATGCACGTCGAGCTCGACCTGGTGCCGCTGCGCGATCCGAACCTCGCTCCCGAGGAGATCCTCATGAGCGAGTCCCAGGAGCGGATGGCCGCCGTGGTCACCCCTGCCAACCTCGACCGGTTCATGGAGATCTGCGCGCACTGGGATGTCCAGGCCACCGTGATCGGCGAGGTCACCGACGGCGACCGGCTGCTGGTCGACTGGCACGGCGAGAGGATCGTCGACGTCGACCCCCACACCGTCGCCCACGACTCGCCCGAGCTCCACATGCCGGTCGCCCGGCCCGAGTGGATCGACCCTCTCAACGCAGACCACGCCAATGACCTGCCGCGAAGCAACGACGGCGCCCAGCTGGCCGGTCATGTCAGGGCGCTGGCCGCCTCCTCGAATCTGTGCGACCGGTCCTGGATCACCGACCAGTACGACCGCTTCGTGCGCGGCAACACGGTGCTCGCCCAGCCCGAGGACGCCGGCATGATCCGCGTCGACGAGGAGTCCGGGCTGGGGATCGCGCTGTCCCTGGACGCCAACCCGCGATACACCATGCTGAACCCCTACCTGGGGGCCCAGCTGGCGCTGTCCGAGTCCTACCG harbors:
- the meaB gene encoding methylmalonyl Co-A mutase-associated GTPase MeaB, with the protein product MAQIDVEDLAEQVMGGSRPHLARALTLVESSRPVDRERTRELLKLVSRHTGKAIRLGVSGVPGAGKSTFIDALGCRLVDDHHLKVAVLAVDPSSSQSGGSILGDRTRMGQLAERDDAFVRPSPSGGSLGGVARATRESMIIMEAAGYDVVMVETVGVGQSEVAVAGMVDTYLLVAVTGAGDDLQGVKKGILELADVMAVNKADGDNAPRARQAAEDFSKGLELVSAQAGERTVPVLTCSALEGTGLEEVWQAVVDHRHWLEGNGSLAGRRAAQQHEWMWNIVRNSIVESLRKDPVVAGQMADIEADLGTEATEALDGAQQVLETFARRVPEQAWAHGRPSAG
- a CDS encoding MFS transporter is translated as MVESRTSHRAWIVWGAGVLAYTLAILHRSSLGVMGLAAASHFHATAGIVATFMVLQLAVYALAQLPAGMLLDRMGPRFVITLGAVFMTAGQTTIALTDQIPVAILARILVGIGDACTFSSAIRLIPSWFPVRMVPMLTQLTGLLGQVGQIGSTVGLVALVGSRGWRTTYLVAAGIGALGVAISAGLLRDAPAGIAGQRTSVALRQMPHEVLEVIRHPATGVGFWAHWSTNLGGVVYSMMWGMPYLTRAEGRSTGTASALLTLYIVVSALTGLIAARLTQRHPLHRSSLISGMVCLAVIAWVAVLVWPGRAPLWLLAGLSIGLGLALPGGSVGFDVLRTEHPAHRLGTATGIAIMGGFTASLILIQIIGWMLDVLCPGGAYTLSGFRWAMSVQLVFFAIGIAGIVFCRNRLRRLRAAAG
- a CDS encoding amino acid permease, yielding MSGTGPASPMNQHDEDHIVDEGDKGYQKGLKTRHIRMIAIGGSIGTGLFLGAGGRLANGGPALAIAYAICGLFAFIMVRALGELSIHRPSSGAFVSYAREFMGEKGAYVTGWLFFLDWATSVMADITAVALYLHFWTFFQPVPQWLLAMIALVLVFTLNLFSVKYFGEAEFWFAAIKVTAIVVFMVVAIWAIVTGHAVGTGHAGFANLTDHGGFFPMGVAPLLTLSLGVVFAFGGTEMVGVAAGEAEEAKKILPKAVNSMILRIFIFYVGSVILMTLVLPWTAYSANESPFVTFFAGIGVPHAGDIMQVVVLTAALSSLNAGLYATGRTLRSMAVAGEAPRIAAKLNKHQVPAGGIAITASLGLIGVLINYIYPTGAFEIVMNLAGIGIAGTWISILVSHIIFVRKAGRGEVTRPEFKLHGAPVTNIVAVVFLAAIIISMWFDAEIGRPTIYMFGGVVVLLIIGWFAVRKRIKGDLLDTILDEDVPADQSKGE
- the purL gene encoding phosphoribosylformylglycinamidine synthase subunit PurL, whose amino-acid sequence is MADTVENARSTPDLDQPWAELGLAEDEYRTIREILGRRPTGGELAMYSVMWSEHCSYKSSKIYLKKFGALPQETPRGPLMAGIGDNAGVVDIGHGLAVTFKAESHNHPSYVEPHQGAATGVGGIVRDIMAMGARPIGVMNALAFGPLDAPDTTRVLPGVVSGVGDYGNCLGLPTIGGQTLFDPTFYGNPLVNALCVGVLRHEDLQFAKASGVGNLVVLFGAATGGDGIGGASILASESFESEGESKRPSVQVGDPFMEKLLIECTLELFNAGVCEALQDFGAAGISCATSELASAGDGGMHVELDLVPLRDPNLAPEEILMSESQERMAAVVTPANLDRFMEICAHWDVQATVIGEVTDGDRLLVDWHGERIVDVDPHTVAHDSPELHMPVARPEWIDPLNADHANDLPRSNDGAQLAGHVRALAASSNLCDRSWITDQYDRFVRGNTVLAQPEDAGMIRVDEESGLGIALSLDANPRYTMLNPYLGAQLALSESYRNVAVSGATPVAVTDCLNYGSPYDPNVMWQFSETILGLVDGCRDLGVPVTGGNVSLHNRTGDKSIRPTPLVGMLGIIDDVATRIPAGFAHAGDAVLLGETKFELGGSAWEDVVHDGHLGGMPPMPNLAAEKALGEVMAAAAGEGLLSSAHDLSEGGLSQGLVEACLDGGLGVSLTLPEGEPSVMLFSESPARALVSLSGAGYQRFTALCAEHGVPVARLGEVLDSGEIEVQGLFALDLDELRAEWTAPIPAAMEI
- a CDS encoding asparaginase, translating into MRVSILYTGGTIGMVDTERGLAPGADLEGWLHRLVAGSELEDGVTITSFERLIDSSNATPDDWQAIIDELWRRREEADAFVVLHGTDTMAYTSAALAFALTGFDKPVVVTGSQYPLGVVGSDAAPNVTGALRAAMAGRRFGVAIFFGHELLRGARVTKTSTWAFQGFDSPSVPELARTGAPWQWSRYDVPTGCGWTDPAPYRRQDVPVLDLAPGITADRLAAALHPLPRAVVLRAFGVGNIPSDEPGLVDVITSTVESGVPVVVTSQCHQADVQLGHYEAGYALARAGAVGSGDMVLEAVYAKLNFLLSQGLDADEVSHWMGTNIAGELS